In the Populus trichocarpa isolate Nisqually-1 chromosome 8, P.trichocarpa_v4.1, whole genome shotgun sequence genome, TCGTGATCAAACACTGTCCTTCCCATCTTTGTGCCCTCTACATGCTCCAAGCTGAACCCATTATAAGGTAGAATTCCTGCTTCAAGAAGGCCAAATTTGACAGCAGATTGCCATTTGGTCAACTCAGGTTTAAAAACCATTTTAGACTCCACCCACTTATAAGATTCCTTGACCAATTCTTCGTCCCATCCAGCTCTTCTAACAAAAGCATCGCTAGCTCTGCTATAGAACCCACCATTTATTGCTGATGATCCTCCGAGAACTCGTCCTCTAAGGTTGGAAACGCCGTCCTTGGAGATAAAACTTTGAGAAACTGATGAGAATTCATTGGTTTGGAACAACGCGAAACCATAGAACCTTTTGTCCAATACAAAAGGATTTTTATATGGTGAGCTTCCTCGTTCGACCAACAGCACAGAATATCTCTCTGAAAGTGTTGCTGCCAGGGGGCAACCAGCGGTGCCTCCCCCTACTATTATGTAATCGAATGACCTTCCAGAGATCTGTGTGACATCTGGAGTCATGTAGGGGAGAGTTTTGCCTACAACGAGGGGAAGGAGATTGAATTTGTTAGAATAATGTTTCAGCTTCTACTCGAAAGCTGTCATAATACAGAATTACTCATTTGGTTACGTAACATACCTTGACACTTTGAAGAAGATTGAGAAAAGCTAACAAGTAAAATATACGAAGCTGCGAGAAGTACATGAAGAAGCTccatcttttgtttttccaatttgCTCGACAGAGGATTAATTCGATGGCATTGGGACTAATGCGCCGGTTTAGTTATTTGGGCATGCTGGTAAGAGTAGACTTCGCTTGTTGGTTCTTTTGGTCAATACTTACGGAACATGTTGGGTTATTACGAGAGTATTTGAAACTGAATTATCATTGCTTctcagataattttttatattgaaatacatattaataatattttttatttttaaaaaattatttttgatattagcacatcaaaacgatctaagacatacaaaatatattaaattttaacaaaaaaaaaattaatttttttgaaaacgtgGTTTGCACCGCATTCCCAAATGTATTCTATATTTGGATCTGGCGCATCCTTTATTATATATGGAACATGttggctatttttttaatttattgtaactTAAAAACACCATAGtaacattaataaatcaattttcaatcataaaatatCATCTAGTtgctctaaaaaatataaaataaaacaaataaaaaaactttataaattataatccatGTTTTGTTGCATGATTAAAGGGCAACATCAACTTCAATGAACtccttttataaagataaacctattaaaatcaatattgattttttttatgatcaaaaTATAACTGACCGAacactttatattttatatcttagCATTTAAGgactgaaacataaaaaaaatataaaatttgaatacaaaatataaaatactaaaacaacTGGGAGCAAGTAATATACAAATTAACACTTTACAAACCACAGTGAAGTTTTCTAAATGagaaatagtttttatatatatatatatatatatatatggcccATGTTCCAGAGCTCAAGACATAGCTCACAAAAGACACGTGTCCAAAACTATGACGAGACAGGAAGATGACTTGGGCATCAAGGGACTGAACGGAGCTCGTATCCATTCAAGCTTGGGGGGCTCTTTCGGCCCAGTATTTCACTAGACGAGAGATCATTGATTTGGGCTCTTAAGAGCTTTAATGGCCGAACAAACCCACAGCACTCGCATTCGGGTGGAGCTGTTAATCACGAGGTGCATCCTCTCAGGgtgttctcttttattttattttttaaagaaagaaatattctCTTAACATAGACAAAAAGTTACAGGATTAAATATCAAGGTCTAGTTATTACCTCCAAGATAGTTTCGCATGCTTAAGAATCTCCAAGAAAAAAGTATCCAATTAGGACTATAACAAGTTTTagggaaaattttaatttgttggaaaaaaattcattttttattttttaaaagataattaaataaaattcatgacgcAAGAAGCCTGCGCAGTTATCAGGGCCGAATTGTGCCAAGACAGGAACAAAATAGTAGAAAACGCTCAAACTCTTAAGAACAGAATGtctgttcttcattttttatatatatagttttgtaCACATGATTATTTGAGCCCTCATTTTAAGAGAAATTTATCATGTGTTAGCagtcattattttcattattttattttctaaaaaaaaactaaattttggttttgattttatttctttcttattttctcttaGAACATGGCTTAACCAAAACAATCGATTTCATGAAATTGATATTGTTTATGGTCTTTGAGAATTTGCTATGGGCATGGCTGAGTAGCAAAAGGAGAAGCAATCTCCCTTTCCTCAAGAATCTCTATCCCTTGATAACGTTCCAGCATTAAAAGGGTACCTGGTGATTCCAAAAAAGTCGAGCCATCTATGACTCTCAATCCTTTATCCCATGTACTTTGTAATCTTTGTCAACAACTGATCCAACTGTGCAACCACCGTGATATTGATAATGGGTGCCTACATTCTGCTTGCAGTAATTTCTTAACTCGCCAAGGCTCGACGAGTTATGTTGGGGTCGAGTACTCGTGAAACGTGTAATGGACATCGACATCGCTATTTTCTCAAGCAATTGAGCCGTCTCAGCACACTCTTCTTCCAAGTCAACTTCGTTTTCAAGATAATTGAATTCCACTATAGGGTTTTTTCCTAGGATCTGTGTTGTTCAATTCCAGCTCTCCTTTTGATTTTGGGAAAGAAATCTTGCTTGCAATGACTATGGTTCATGCATTGAAGCTAGTTGGGGCGATTGCTCCCTCGGGTATGAATATGAAGTCTTCTTTTACGCCCGCGACTTGTAGAACATTAGAAAATTGGTAATCTGTGTTCGTGCTTGCTTCAATGCGtggattttctttcatttcctgTCCAGCCCCTTCAAAGTCTAACACAAGGTGGGATCCCAAAGTTCTCAAGATTGTTTTTTGGACCAACGCCGCTTAACATTAGGATTTGGGGACTACCTAATGCTCCTGCTGACAAAATAACATCACCCTGCTGAACCGAATTCAGAGGCTTGTTGAGGTAAGCTTCGTAAGTTTGATTTATGCTGCATAGCTCTTGATGAACCTAATACCATGAGCTATGCTCTCGTTTCTTTGACCTGCATCATTTAAATATAACAACTTACTAGCTTCAAGTGATTGATTGTCCAAGTAATATTATTAtgagatgaaaaacaaaaaaacaaacatttgcTTTTACATAATAGCTATTATGATCTGCGAAAACCAGTGTTTAATTGAGAGATCTTTGCTTACTATTTTTATGAAAGATGATGCTTTTTACGGTTGCATTCAGAAGAACTATGATATTATGTGGATTGCCTGACTGCAAAAGATCAGCTGCGAAGTGTCTTTTCCCACAGTTATCAAACAGAGACCCTCCAACCTTTGTTCTCTGTATATGTTCCCAGGAAATCCAATATAAGGTAGAACTCCAGCTTCAAGTAACCCAAGTTTGACAgcaaattgaaatttcatcaACTCATTGGGTCTAGAAACAATTCTAGACTCCACCCTCAACAATGTAATCAAATGACTAGCCCGAGACTTCTGCGACGTCTGAAGTCATGTACGGTAGGCTTTTGCCTACGATGAGGGAAACAGATTTAATCTATTAGAATCAATGGTTTGATTAATCATTCATTCTTTGTTGGatgtttaatgatttttctgCTATATTGATTTCTTCCTGTAGgctgttcttaattttttctacAATGAACCaaagagaaagaagatattAGCATGAATTTTAGGCTTCTAAATGGAAGCTGTCATAACTAGAGAACCTGTTTCTCTAAGTAGCATGCCTTGTATCAATGAAAAAGAACGGGACACcttaacaaaaatagaaatagaaatctGTGAAAAGACAATAGCTGTGAATAACGTGTGGAAGCTCCATTCTCGATCTTCCGGTTTCCTTTCCCCAGGGCTTGCTTAAGAAGGAGGAGAAACGTTAGCAGCATATATTGACTTGTGTGGTTTGGTTAATGATTTGAGTTTTCAGGCCCCctgcaaataaatttattgaagttCCTTGAACGTTAATATAATCAATCTTAAGCATGGTTTGGCTAATGATTCATTCTTTGTTGGATGTTTAATGATTTTGCAGCATAATGATTTCTTGCTCTAGgctgttcttgtttttctattgttttatgCATGCCTTTTTGGCCGTCCCTTCTCCCTCACTTGCCAATTCTAGTGGAAGTCCCAAGTAATCACTGGAGTGATCCTGAGAAGCATGGTTCACAGTCAAAACTGATTGAAAAGTTGAATCTGGGTCAATTTCCTAAAATTGGAGTTATAAGTCATAGATGTTGAATACAGCACATGTGATATTTCATCAAGTGAACTGCCAGGTGTAAATATTTAGCTAAAGCTGGTAGCTGGCCCTCCGTTGTCATCTTGGGTTCAAATCCAGCAAGAGGATACCAGACTCCAAGTGTGGTGTGGATGGTTTTCCTTGAAATGAACCAGGAAAGAACTTAGTATTGTTACATGAAACACAGCCAACGATGCCCTAAATGGTTAgacctaaaaaagaaaaacaaagagagagactGTCTTAGAAAAACTTCCAGGAGATGTattcacaaaatatatatattacaccatctttttatatatatggataTACTTTAAAAATGTTCTTGGGTCCATACATATACCAATTATACATAGTTTATAAACAAAGATTTAACTCTATCAGGTAACTTTCCTGCAGAGACTATATTAATAAGAACCCTTCCAGTATAAAGTCCTGAGATTCTCCAAAGGCACCCAGTTGAGTTGTTCAATTCCCTTCGACTTTAAGTCTATTCATCTCGAAGCTGATTCAATCTCGTGTTGATATTAACTATTCAAATCAAACGTCCCCAACCTCAACTGATCACCATTTTTCAATCTTCTAGCCAGGGGCTGCTCTACAGAAACACCATCAGATATGATACTACCACTCCTCTTCTTCCCTTGATTACTTGAATCATTATCCAATAGGTTTTCTTGGGGGTGAATATCCATTAAAGGAAGCTCAACAAAGGCTGTATTGGACTTGTTGGTGTCATGAATCTCATTCTCTTTTTGCATGTCTTCCTTTCTTCCAGAACTCTCAGATGATGTCAAGGAGCTTTCCATTGAACATACTGTATTCCTCATTTGTGTCCTTTCTatgtcttttaaaattgaacCTCCTGTTTCTGTCAGTTCTGATATTGAAGAACTTGGACATCCACTATTAACCATTGAGACTAATCTACAGAGCTCGGCTTTTGCAAGTTCTATACCCATTGAAGAAGAATTATATCCAGCCAGAGTTTCCTGTGCTTTCTTCAATACTGTCTGTAAGTATTTCCCTTGAGCTTCAATTCTCAGCTGCAAATGTCTCTGTACctgcaataaaaatttaaaccggATTCGCATGTTCTGATAAATAGACTGAGAAAGAGGTTTGAAGAAAGGAATTGTTTTCTTGGTCTTACCTCAATCTGTTCATGAAGTTTCCTCTGCACTTCCATTTGCATTTGGAGAGCCTGTGCAATCTGAAAGCTTCTGTTGAACATAGCACTTTGAgtaaataaaaagcttttgtATTGTTATCTCTATAGAATTTCATCATAAAGCAGGTAGAGATTATGTCAACTATTACTCGTTAATTGGATGGTGGTTTCCATCACTGCAGATCCCCCTACTACTTCGAGTCACTGCAGACTCTTTGAAATGATCATCACTACTTTGAATCTCTTTGTCATCTGCAACAAAAAGAACTATAAAACAACACTCCATTGGTAGAATATAAATGAGAAAAACTAACTATGCACAGTTTATCAATCTGATTCTTTATAATTTAGAATCACCTTCTTGCTCGCTTTCAATGCTGAACAGGGACTGCTGACTCTTCCCTAGCCTGTATTTCTGCATCAAGAAGCAAACATAAAATCACAATCTTGTTTTTCTGCATTATAATAGCATAGGTTGATCTGATCATTCTGGAGAGAAAATGCCTGTAAATGGCTCTTCAAGTGGTATAAAGTAAGTCCAGGAATCCCCATCACCCTCATCAGACTCTTTGGTGTTGCCTCTGCACAAATATAATCACAGAACAGTTTAGGAAACCTTGAGCTCGTTACAAAAGATTGACAAGTAAGGTCACTGAGGTCGTAGAAATACTTGATACTTACTATCTGCACCTCCAAGTTGATTGACTGCTTCAACAAACCTTTGATGAAGTTCTTGAGTCCATTTTAGCCTAGGCTTGGCATCAGTAGACAAAACCAAGTTCATACTTTGATGTTGCAGACCCATTTCTGTTTGGTGAATGATAGACAAGTGGAAGGCTGAAACATGAATATGAGTTATGATCCTTTTCAGCTATGCTTGAAATTGTGGCAGCTGTGTGATTGTCTTTTATAATTTCGGAGTAGTCGGGCTGTCCGATGTTCTCACTCCGTATCTGGAAACATAAGTGGGGTTATGTTGGAAGGGAATATATGCTATGAGCTGTGGCTCTTCCTTTCTCCCACCTCCCATTTCATactaactttttctttttaaaaaatttccttctttcttctttgacttgaaaggggagagggagagaatctCATAGGCAGCAAAAACGGAGAAAGCAACACACTTCAATTTGAGTCTCtcaaaaggagagaaagaagaaaagtgtATGGTTTGTTTTTATCTTCCTGTATTCCCACCTCCCCTCTCTATCTTTCTCTCTGCTTGATTCCCTGCTGAGTAAGGTAGCCCCACCATGATGAATAATGGGTGCAACTTTCCTAGCACTCTGAGAAgctttgaagaaaaacaaatacgtTGATGGGAATTTGTTATAATGGATATTTCTTTTTGGTGACTGAAAGGGACAGCCAAATGGgtcgttcttttaattttacactcttttcctattttcttttttgagcaGGCTGTATTGTGATTGGCagattctttttgttctttatagGGCTGAAGGAATCAAAGAATCTAACCTTAGATTTTAGGACTCAACATCGCCTCATTTTTCTAACAAAGAAGTGCCCTATAAAAGAGAATCAAATCAGCCATCTTGTTATAACGAAGACCAGATAAACTATACAAATGTAATCACCCCTTAATGCAATCTCTTTTACATGGGAACAAAAATTGAGCCAAAAAGAGACACAAATGTGCAAGTTTATCCGCTTACAGTCACAGGGGGGAATCTTATACATATACAGGGCCAGCTGCTTTCATGCTCGACATACAGCTAATGCCACGAGATGTACCGTCCATCATCAAAACCAACCCCTTTTAAGTATATTCAAGCCAAACAATCTTTGTTTCCTTGCATCAGAGTTATCCAAAGGAATCCGAGTAAAATCAAGAAAGCATCTGGAGAAAATTGAGTTTTCGTGTGCACTGATTGaccccttcttttctttttctttccacaGCCAATCCTGTCATGTTCTTACTAATTAATACcacttcctttctttttataaaaaataaaataaaattgaaacacaaaaaagaaaactaaagttCCGATCTTGTTGTGGCATGTTAAAGGAAACAACCAGCTAAACCAATAGTCTTAAATGGAAGTGATACAAAAGCAACACGACCAACAATCTGAAACTGATCCAACATCTCATGGTGGTTGTGATGCAAAAGCAACACAACCAACCATCCAGTGCTACTTGTTGACATGAATCAACAAGGTTGATTTGGctctgtctctctctcactctcccCGAGTGTACGTGACTGTGTAAGTCACAAATGCATAgacaaaatgaaatgaaaaaaggtCCGCATATTTATGGCAGCAGCACACTTCTGTAATATGAAAACAATCTACTGGACTGCTCAGCATAAAAGTCTCTtgctaataaataaagaaatatactCCAAAGGGAATGTTAGCTTTAAGCCTGTAGTCCATATCCATGCAGAAACTGAGAAAAGAAATTTTCAcccataaaagaaaacaaaggaaatgaaaagaaaaagaaaaagaaaaagggaagcCAAAATGGCCAACAACAAATCGTAAAAGTCGATTAAATCAGATCGATATTTGGATTTCTTGGGTTGCGGTTTAGAGCTTTGATCACTGGAATCAAAATCCAATGATTGATCTCCAAAGAACTGCCATCTGATCGGTGCCATATAATCAGTATGTCTAGCTTGCTGCGTTAATCGCTTTCCCTGGATTCAAAGGTGTAGAATGTTGGATACTAAAGCAATACTTTAAACATGCAATTACAATAGCAACAGTActatgtttatttaattaacagAGAGAGTAGAAGACATGTATAGTATACTTGTTTGCTACAGTTAAGGATTTCAAACAGTTGACTCGGCCTGCCATTTTTATCAACAGCCTTTGGACACCCTACAGCGAGGACAGAGTGAAAAAGTCCCGTGATTGTATTTTTACTACCACCATCATTCCATTATAAAAACTTCAACAAGAAGACCAATATGGTGGATCCAATGTAGTGGTAGGTCCATTTTAACAGCAAGTTCTTCCTAAGCAAGCATCTGCTTCTGTCCTAAGACTCTACTCATTCATTAGTGGCAAGTCTCATGGTTCTTAGTCAGGGAAAGGATTAAATACTATTGAGAAAGTTTTTATGATATGTGGCCCGAATgtttgaaaaacaagaaaagaagtaaGAGTTATTGAAGTACCTTTCTCTTTAACCAGCTGCTGTACTTGAAGGCTCCTTTCTTGCTTTAATTTATTCCACAACAGGTAAAGGAGATTCTGGGATGATGCCAAACGGGCCCACGAATTTTTTTAGGTCAGTAGGAGAAGGTCTGGTGAATCAAAAGTCATTTAAGCAAAGGTGCCTCTCATCGATTATTATTCTTTAAAGGGACCCATTAGAGAGGAGATCTCACAAAGCCAATAGCATGGAAAGAAGATGAGAAGAATATGGCCTCAAGAATCaggaaaagagaaacaaaaggaaacgaTTCACCATCCCAgcaaagtaaaaaattagatataataCTGATGCAATTTCATGTCAAACACAAGCCAAAATGACATGAGCAATGTGTCATTAATCTATTTACATTTTTATATGCATTTGATATGAAGAGAAAGGAATCAGCTAACTACTCGCAACTCTCGAAATGCAAAGTTAAAATAACAATCCATgcacagaaagaaagaaatacatTAATGATGCAGGCATCTTCTATAAATGAATGCTCAAAACAGTCACGAATAGTGCTGCTTCATTGAGAGACTAAAATCCTCTGGGAATAGTTCTTGCTGCAAGGTTCAGGTCACTTTTTTCGGAACTTCAAAAGGTTTTGGCTTCCTGTACAGACAAAACAAAACCAGGTAATTTACACCCATCGGCAGACAGCACATAGACTCATTGTTTTAGAAGTGAAAAGAAGCAATTCCATGTATTGTAACTGCGTCAAGAATGGCAAAGGAAAACGAAGAGAATGGAACCATTTCAAGTGTAACAACAAACAAAGTGGCttgctttcattttcatccATTTTCAAGAGAATTCGCCCTCAGTAACTAATCTTCCACTGGAGCATATGCAACATCATAATCCAGCTTCGAAAGAAGAAATGGTCCACAAATCTTCTAATTGCAAGTCACTTAGGGTCATGACCATACAGAATCGTCAAAACTGTTTAATGATCCAGATAAACAAGTGAAAAGCCAGTCTTAGGTAGATTTTAAGTAGTCAGGTGActagagaataataaaaaagaaaaagaaatcactgTTCATAACTACTATCAACTTGTCGCATCATGTTTAACTTCCAGAAAGTTTAACTTCTTATCTAGGCCTACATCTACATGAACACAATAGTAAACAAAAAAACGAAAATTCAGGTCCATCTCACATCTGGCGAATAGGGAATGTGTAAAATCAACATTCAAAAGCCAAATGTAAGCACATGGTTCATTAGTGGTAGACATAATTGCTTTCTTCACCGAACACTTGCCTCATTAAGTGATGTCCAACTTCTAGAATCTTTTTTACGAGGCACAGCAATCTCTGTCCAGTACCCCGCGACTTGATTGACAGGGACAAAGTGGGATCGTGTAGAAATATTCCCTCAAACAATCCAGGCAAGACTAACTCATTTCTGATAAAAATGCTACATCTAATGACGTAAGATGTCTCAGTTTGACATGACTCAACCCAGAAAAACACAACCCTCTTCACTGCTTGAAGAGGGTGAACAAGTTCAGGAAGAAAACCTACCACCCCAAAATACACAAGGCACACTCCAAGATAGTAAGATAAAGCTTCATAATAATAAAGACGATATGGTAAATTAGGGTAGTTACGTGTAAACTGTCTAAAACTGACTAGTATATATTTAGTGAGGTGACTGACAAGAATCCTAATGGGGCTACCCCCATAACTCACAATGAAATGATAATAAAGCAGAGCATAATTGCATAATTTCTATTAACTTGATTTACCAGGAAGctaaagaaaatttaaagttgagaaaagaaaatacccaaaaaaaagaaaagaaaataacaacataAACTCTTTCTGTATTTCTGATAGGTTCATAAACAAGTCAAGAAGGCAGGGCACACTCTCTTCCAGGTCAATATGAGGACCAAAAGCAATTAGGATGCAAGGCTGGAGATTTTATAGCTATTCAAGATATTTGAGCAGCTTAATTGAAATCAACAGTTTATGTAAATGCAAGCAATTTCTCAATGAAACTGGCCAGACTTTGGAGGTAGAGTTCTCCTTCAATGTTCAATGTAGTTTCcaattcaatatttgttttatatggaaAATGCCAGCCTTTCCTAACACTATATATGATGCTCGACTACTGTGGATGGTTTGAAATAATTGCTGTCACAAGATTCTAAATTCACCTAAAATGCAATAATTCTGACACAAGACAAGAAAAGCCTAATCATACACAGCACATGAGAAAAAATGGACCTGGACCAGGACCAGAGCACTGATTCTTGAAACTGCGTAAAATACCAGGGCAATATAATTCTTGTATCCATTCAATGACAATTCTTGAACTTCCAAAAGCCAGGTTTTCTTCGTGGACACCAAACATCATATGACTGACTCTTCGTAATGTAAGAGGTTAAAGAGAATCATACAACGTGATGCGGAATTTGAAGcctaataagaagaaaagaagttaaagaaagagaaggactttgtaaattttatttaattcatcaaaagttatgataatgtaaaaaaacttatatataaataataaaaatctaatcaaaatcaaatttaaatttaaaaaccactaactaataaaaatctaataaaataacataaatcaaaattaataataaataaaataaataaaatttaataacttagaCTTGGATGAGCCCAATCTCCCAACCAAAAACTAACAGGTTGGGGTACTCTCCATCATCAATAATCATACACATATATAGATCATTTCTTGCATCCAATATTTTCAATACAACAACATCCTCGTGTCAAAGTAGATGGCTCGGGGGTTGCCGCCACGGCGGTAGGTGGCAACTTTGACGGTGGAAGATGTCCAGATGATTGGAAAGTGGAAACTTATTGAAGTGGGCTGGGGTTGATCTCATGTATAGGGCAGTCCTCTTTAATTGTTGAGCTTCTTTTTTCGGCCGTAGGGCTTTACCCGAACCTGTGTTGCCTCCAAAtatgtttgttattattattattattattattttgga is a window encoding:
- the LOC7498175 gene encoding myb family transcription factor PHL8 isoform X2, which produces MGLQHQSMNLVLSTDAKPRLKWTQELHQRFVEAVNQLGGADKATPKSLMRVMGIPGLTLYHLKSHLQKYRLGKSQQSLFSIESEQEDDKEIQSSDDHFKESAVTRSSRGICSDGNHHPINESFQIAQALQMQMEVQRKLHEQIEVQRHLQLRIEAQGKYLQTVLKKAQETLAGYNSSSMGIELAKAELCRLVSMVNSGCPSSSISELTETGGSILKDIERTQMRNTVCSMESSLTSSESSGRKEDMQKENEIHDTNKSNTAFVELPLMDIHPQENLLDNDSSNQGKKRSGSIISDGVSVEQPLARRLKNGDQLRLGTFDLNS
- the LOC7498175 gene encoding myb family transcription factor PHL8 isoform X1, with product MGLQHQSMNLVLSTDAKPRLKWTQELHQRFVEAVNQLGGADKATPKSLMRVMGIPGLTLYHLKSHLQKYRLGKSQQSLFSIESEQEVLFVADDKEIQSSDDHFKESAVTRSSRGICSDGNHHPINESFQIAQALQMQMEVQRKLHEQIEVQRHLQLRIEAQGKYLQTVLKKAQETLAGYNSSSMGIELAKAELCRLVSMVNSGCPSSSISELTETGGSILKDIERTQMRNTVCSMESSLTSSESSGRKEDMQKENEIHDTNKSNTAFVELPLMDIHPQENLLDNDSSNQGKKRSGSIISDGVSVEQPLARRLKNGDQLRLGTFDLNS